The Arctopsyche grandis isolate Sample6627 chromosome 7, ASM5162203v2, whole genome shotgun sequence genome includes a window with the following:
- the fs(2)ltoPP43 gene encoding female sterile (2) ltoPP43, producing the protein MTTVLRVKRRLEESPAEALVLHCKRARIDDTVEPIPSLFMFSGTVNQEDNENGCINRLLLKDKNRNIIDATKEVSRIIKQLKDDRNSAYRKNRLKIVNYSRGLSINPENRNATDIETDSNFSILDLYNHESEKEEQKFAYDLYLSQSDDVSIDVIDIEGIHPLSGELVNSAFRDGKDSSDEGQDEDSNEENNWRNEYPDTEDDSVDEDDIIRAVQNMDLENDLSSEDDEEAIYGYAKNDTDAIKINKDDVERYGLAYAKYKSKILNRNNEEGVALPKLIEYDDSKAVKDDSGTVDEENVFFYPKNDDSDDNCSKKSKDSNDYSDIDEIFD; encoded by the exons ATGACTACCGTTCTAAGAGTAAAAAGGCGCCTGGAAGAGAGTCCTGCTGAAGCATTAGTTCTACATTGTAAACGTGCAAGAATCGATGACACCGTAGAACCGATTCCGTCTCTGTTTATGTTCTCAGGCACTGTTAATCAAGag GATAATGAAAATGGTTGTATCAATCGATTGTTACTCAAAGATAAAAATAGGAATATAATTGATGCAACGAAGGAAGTTTCTAGAATAATAAAACAACTGAAAGATGATAGAAACTCAGCATATCGCAAGAATAGATTAAAAATCGTGAATTACAGTAGAGGACTGTCTATAAATCCCGAGAATAGAAACGCTACAGATATTGAAACGGATTCAAATTTTTCAATACTTGATTTGTATAACCATGAAAGTGAGAAGGAAGAACAAAAATTTGCctatgatttatatttatcgCAATCGGATGATGTGTCAATCGATGTTATTGACATTGAAGg TATACATCCACTAAGCGGAGAACTAGTAAATAGTGCATTTCGTGATGGTAAAGACTCTTCGGATGAAGGTCAAGATGAAGACTCAAATGAGGAAAACAACTGGCGTAATGAATATCCAGACACTGAAGATGATAGCGTTGATGAAGATGATATTATACGTGCCGTACAAAATATGGATTTAG agAATGATTTGTCTAGTGAGGATGATGAAGAGGCAATTTATGGCTATGCAAAGAATGATACTgatgcaattaaaataaataaagatgacGTGGAAAGATATGGACTTGCATATGCCAAATACAAATCcaaaattttaaatcgaaacaatGAAGAAGGAGTAGCCTTACCTAAATTGATCGAATATGATGATTCCAAAGCAGTCAAAGATGATTCAGGAACTGTCGATgaagaaaatgtatttttctatcCCAAAAACGACGATAGTGATGATAATTGTTCGAAGAAATCAAAGGATAGTAACGATTATTCAGATATTGATGAAATTTTTGATTGA